A genomic region of Labrys wisconsinensis contains the following coding sequences:
- a CDS encoding transporter substrate-binding domain-containing protein — MKPSFRLLGAALFVAAAFGASPAAAAGDTVTIATDATFPPFESVDSSGKVVGYDVELMQAVCEAAALKCNIINAAWEGMIPGLISGKYDALISQLTVTEARRKVLAFSDIYDHPVFRFVAKKGAAYEFTPEGLKGKTIAVQTGTPMDAFVTKTFPGADIKRYTSGSAPYLELASGRAELHMSYEAQITHAFLKSEDGKDFALVGPRYTGKDAPEFGEGVAIAINKRNAALLKAVNAGLAKLRENGAIAALNAKYFGAE, encoded by the coding sequence ATGAAGCCGTCCTTCCGCCTGCTCGGCGCCGCGCTGTTCGTCGCCGCCGCCTTCGGCGCGTCGCCTGCCGCTGCCGCCGGCGACACCGTGACCATCGCCACCGACGCCACCTTCCCGCCCTTCGAATCCGTCGACAGCAGCGGCAAGGTCGTCGGCTACGACGTCGAGCTGATGCAGGCGGTGTGCGAGGCCGCCGCGCTCAAGTGCAACATCATCAACGCCGCCTGGGAGGGCATGATCCCCGGCCTGATCAGCGGCAAGTACGACGCCCTGATCTCCCAGCTCACCGTCACCGAGGCCCGCCGCAAGGTCCTCGCCTTCAGCGACATCTACGACCACCCGGTGTTCCGCTTCGTGGCGAAGAAGGGCGCGGCCTACGAGTTCACGCCCGAGGGGCTGAAGGGCAAGACCATCGCCGTGCAGACCGGCACGCCGATGGACGCCTTCGTCACCAAGACCTTCCCGGGCGCCGACATCAAGCGCTACACCAGCGGGAGCGCCCCCTATCTCGAGCTCGCCTCCGGGCGCGCCGAGCTGCACATGAGCTACGAGGCGCAGATCACCCACGCCTTCCTCAAGAGCGAGGACGGCAAGGACTTCGCGCTGGTCGGCCCGCGCTACACCGGCAAGGACGCGCCGGAGTTCGGCGAGGGCGTCGCCATCGCCATCAACAAGCGCAACGCCGCGCTCCTGAAGGCGGTCAACGCCGGCCTCGCCAAGCTGCGCGAGAACGGCGCGATCGCCGCCCTCAACGCCAAATATTTCGGCGCCGAGTAA
- a CDS encoding transporter substrate-binding domain-containing protein → MTDVQPARRGLLVAGALGGFGLIAAGAGRAAAEDSASSTLDAVRSSGSLKIGVAQGEPWFFKDQASGEWKGIGWGVGVALARELNVQPVPVETSWGTAIAGLQAGQFDVMFAMDATPQRALAAEFPVQPMFFYAQAVLAKDGLDAATWQALNKPDVKIGVVLGTSPDRDITVRLPQAEIQRFPNADEAGAAFASGRVDALSLFHPALVMMAKRLRRGTVLVPTPVRASASSAGVRREADKSWRDWVGHAIGYLYETGETQRIYEEFLAFRGIDPTKAPGLVPATWTRG, encoded by the coding sequence ATGACCGACGTCCAGCCTGCCCGCCGTGGCCTTCTGGTGGCCGGAGCCCTCGGCGGCTTCGGTCTGATCGCCGCCGGCGCCGGCCGCGCCGCCGCCGAGGACTCCGCTTCCTCGACCCTGGACGCCGTACGCAGCAGCGGCTCGCTCAAGATCGGCGTCGCTCAGGGCGAGCCGTGGTTCTTCAAGGACCAGGCCTCGGGCGAGTGGAAAGGCATCGGCTGGGGCGTCGGCGTCGCCCTGGCGCGCGAGCTGAACGTCCAGCCCGTGCCGGTCGAGACCTCCTGGGGCACGGCGATCGCCGGCCTGCAGGCCGGGCAGTTCGACGTGATGTTCGCCATGGACGCCACGCCGCAGCGCGCGCTCGCGGCGGAGTTCCCGGTGCAGCCGATGTTCTTCTACGCCCAGGCGGTGCTGGCCAAGGACGGGCTCGACGCCGCGACCTGGCAGGCGCTGAACAAGCCGGACGTGAAGATCGGCGTGGTGCTCGGCACCTCGCCCGACCGCGACATCACCGTGCGCCTGCCGCAGGCTGAGATCCAGCGCTTCCCCAATGCCGACGAGGCGGGCGCCGCCTTCGCGTCCGGCCGGGTCGACGCCCTGTCGCTGTTCCATCCCGCCCTGGTGATGATGGCCAAGCGGCTCAGGCGCGGCACGGTGCTCGTGCCGACCCCGGTGCGCGCCTCCGCCTCCAGCGCCGGCGTGCGGCGCGAGGCCGACAAGTCCTGGCGCGACTGGGTCGGCCATGCCATCGGCTATCTCTACGAGACCGGCGAGACCCAGCGGATCTACGAGGAGTTCCTTGCTTTCCGCGGCATCGACCCCACCAAGGCGCCCGGCCTGGTGCCGGCGACCTGGACCCGGGGCTGA
- a CDS encoding ABC transporter permease encodes MVAAYAATILGAGWVTLQLAAGALVLSIAIGLAGAACKLSASAPLRLLAELYTTVVRGIPDLVLMLLTFYSLPTLVNDLLAAAGSDATVELDPFIAGTATLGVIFGAYMTETFRGALLAIPRGQVEAARAYGLRPVRIFTGILLPQMARLALPGFTNNWLVLLKATALASLIGLQDVMLSAKAAAEATGQPFTFYLVAGGFYLAFTLASVLLLTWLGRRLDPTRREAAP; translated from the coding sequence ATGGTCGCCGCCTATGCCGCCACGATCCTCGGGGCCGGGTGGGTCACGCTGCAGCTAGCGGCGGGCGCGCTCGTGCTCTCGATCGCGATCGGGCTGGCGGGCGCCGCTTGCAAGCTCTCCGCCAGCGCGCCGCTGCGCCTGCTGGCGGAGCTCTACACCACCGTGGTGCGCGGCATCCCCGACCTCGTCCTGATGCTGCTCACCTTCTACAGCCTGCCGACGCTGGTGAACGATCTCCTCGCCGCGGCCGGCAGCGATGCGACGGTCGAGCTCGATCCCTTCATCGCCGGCACCGCGACGCTCGGCGTGATCTTCGGCGCCTATATGACCGAGACCTTCCGCGGCGCCCTCCTCGCCATCCCGCGCGGACAGGTGGAGGCCGCGCGCGCCTACGGCCTGCGTCCCGTGCGCATCTTCACCGGCATCCTGCTGCCGCAGATGGCGCGCCTCGCCCTGCCCGGCTTCACCAACAACTGGCTGGTGCTGCTGAAGGCCACGGCCCTCGCCTCGCTGATCGGCCTGCAGGACGTGATGCTCAGCGCCAAGGCGGCCGCCGAGGCGACCGGCCAGCCCTTCACCTTCTACCTCGTGGCCGGCGGCTTCTACCTCGCCTTCACCCTGGCCTCGGTGCTGCTGCTCACCTGGCTCGGCCGCCGCCTCGACCCCACGCGGCGAGAGGCGGCGCCATGA
- a CDS encoding addiction module toxin RelE: MARTVPISVVETPEFLSATRKLMSDEERALLVDYLAYNPTAGDLIPGTGGVRKLRWDWKVGASAAGHG, translated from the coding sequence ATGGCTCGAACGGTTCCGATCAGCGTCGTGGAAACGCCGGAATTTCTGTCGGCAACCCGCAAGCTCATGAGCGATGAGGAGCGGGCGCTTCTGGTGGATTATCTCGCCTACAATCCGACGGCGGGCGACCTCATCCCCGGAACGGGTGGCGTGCGGAAGCTGCGATGGGATTGGAAGGTCGGGGCAAGCGCGGCGGGGCACGGGTGA
- a CDS encoding Lrp/AsnC family transcriptional regulator: MHIFDDLDHRLIGALREDGRAPVSKLAAILGVTRATVQARLDRLLESGAVLGFTIRSRQDADANAIRAVMMIEVMGRSTTAVIRQLRGLPELHALHTTNGTWDLVAEIRASSLGDFDRVLREVRTIDGILNSETSILLSSV, from the coding sequence ATGCACATCTTCGACGACCTCGACCACCGGCTGATCGGCGCCCTGCGCGAGGACGGCCGGGCGCCGGTCTCCAAGCTCGCGGCCATCCTCGGCGTGACGCGGGCCACGGTGCAGGCGCGGCTCGACCGCCTGCTCGAGTCCGGGGCCGTTCTCGGCTTCACCATCCGCTCGCGTCAGGACGCCGACGCCAACGCCATCCGGGCGGTGATGATGATCGAGGTCATGGGGCGCTCGACCACGGCGGTGATCCGCCAGCTGCGCGGCCTGCCGGAGCTCCACGCGCTGCACACCACAAACGGCACCTGGGACCTGGTGGCCGAGATCCGAGCCTCCAGCCTCGGCGATTTCGACCGGGTGCTGCGCGAGGTGCGCACCATCGACGGCATCCTCAACAGCGAGACCAGCATCCTCCTGAGCTCGGTGTGA
- a CDS encoding agmatinase family protein has protein sequence MTDLDLLPPGLVVNTMKGDVAEHRAGAWLAWDGSLDLDCAIVGVPYDGASVVRSGSRHGPDAVRQGLMYFTTYSSRDRRAMTNFRAADIGDVPVVLTDMETTFRRISDTVRTLVARGIVPVMLGGDHSIAFPNLRGVIEALGPGKRLGVIHLDAHHDLRKAHLGAESSGVPFRKTLEMPGTLLGGRNLVQVGMAEFTNSPQLDDYAAEMGVTVIPGLAVRERGIADVVEEALRVAGEGTDAIYLSVDIDVLSHAVAPGTAAPNPFGLDLHDVQYAMRRIGASGKLVGADLVEISPPFDPRNITGSTGASLILSLLYGLSSRPSSPA, from the coding sequence GTGACCGACCTCGACCTTCTGCCCCCGGGCCTCGTCGTCAACACCATGAAGGGCGACGTCGCCGAGCACCGCGCCGGCGCCTGGCTCGCCTGGGACGGCAGCCTCGACCTCGACTGCGCCATCGTCGGCGTGCCCTATGACGGCGCCTCGGTGGTGCGCAGCGGCTCGCGCCACGGCCCGGATGCGGTGCGCCAGGGCCTGATGTACTTCACCACCTATTCCAGCCGCGACCGGCGCGCCATGACGAATTTCCGCGCCGCCGACATCGGCGACGTGCCTGTCGTGCTCACCGACATGGAGACGACGTTCCGTCGCATCAGCGACACGGTGCGCACCCTGGTCGCGCGCGGCATCGTGCCCGTGATGCTGGGCGGCGACCATTCCATCGCCTTCCCCAACCTGCGCGGGGTGATCGAGGCGCTGGGGCCGGGCAAGCGGCTCGGCGTCATCCATCTCGACGCGCATCACGACCTGCGCAAGGCGCATCTCGGCGCCGAGTCGAGCGGCGTGCCGTTCCGCAAGACGCTGGAGATGCCGGGCACGCTGCTCGGCGGGCGCAACCTCGTCCAGGTCGGCATGGCCGAGTTCACCAACTCGCCGCAGCTCGACGACTATGCCGCCGAGATGGGCGTCACGGTCATCCCGGGCCTGGCGGTGCGCGAGCGCGGCATCGCCGACGTGGTCGAAGAAGCCCTGCGCGTGGCCGGGGAGGGGACGGACGCGATCTACCTCTCCGTCGACATCGACGTGCTGAGCCATGCCGTGGCGCCCGGCACCGCGGCGCCGAACCCGTTCGGCCTCGATCTCCACGACGTGCAATATGCGATGCGTCGCATCGGCGCGAGCGGCAAGCTCGTCGGCGCCGACCTCGTGGAGATCTCGCCGCCCTTCGACCCGCGCAACATCACCGGCTCGACCGGCGCCTCGCTGATCCTCAGCCTGCTCTACGGGCTGTCGAGCAGGCCGTCCTCGCCGGCCTGA
- a CDS encoding ABC transporter ATP-binding protein produces MLKLAVDDIHKRYGPHEVLKGVSLSAKAGDVVSILGSSGSGKSTFLRCINFLERPHRGSVEVGGERLVTVADRRTGELRARSPAQLQRIRTRLSMVFQNFCLWSHMTVLQNLIEAPVHALGLSRAEAVDRARANLAKVGLGREVLDRHPGRLSGGQQQRVAIARALSMEPEVMLFDEPTSALDPELVGEVLKVMQALAEEGRTMVIVTHEMGFARHVSSEVMFLHQGLVEERGAPAEIFERPQSPRLQQFLAGRLH; encoded by the coding sequence GTGCTGAAGCTCGCCGTCGACGACATCCACAAGCGCTACGGCCCGCATGAGGTGCTGAAGGGCGTGAGCCTGTCGGCCAAGGCCGGTGACGTCGTCAGCATCCTCGGCTCGAGCGGCTCGGGCAAGAGCACCTTCCTGCGCTGCATCAACTTCCTGGAACGGCCGCATCGCGGCTCGGTCGAGGTCGGCGGCGAGCGCCTCGTCACGGTGGCCGACCGGCGCACCGGCGAGCTCCGGGCCAGGAGCCCGGCCCAGCTGCAGCGCATCCGCACCCGCCTCTCCATGGTGTTCCAGAACTTCTGCCTGTGGTCGCACATGACCGTGCTGCAGAACCTGATCGAGGCGCCGGTCCATGCCCTCGGCCTCTCCCGGGCCGAGGCGGTGGACCGCGCCCGCGCCAACCTCGCCAAGGTCGGCCTCGGCCGCGAGGTGCTGGACCGCCATCCCGGCCGGCTTTCCGGCGGGCAGCAGCAGCGCGTCGCCATCGCCCGCGCTCTCTCCATGGAGCCGGAGGTGATGCTGTTCGACGAGCCGACCTCCGCGCTCGACCCCGAGCTGGTCGGCGAGGTGCTCAAGGTGATGCAGGCGCTCGCCGAGGAGGGCCGCACCATGGTGATCGTCACCCATGAGATGGGCTTCGCCCGCCACGTCTCCAGCGAGGTGATGTTCCTGCACCAGGGCCTGGTGGAGGAGCGCGGCGCGCCGGCCGAGATCTTCGAGCGGCCGCAGAGCCCGCGCCTGCAGCAGTTCCTGGCGGGCCGCCTGCATTGA
- a CDS encoding Zn-dependent hydrolase, with amino-acid sequence MPSRDDRLWNDLMALGGLTDPGRPYTRRCFTDRFLEGRRWLSQRFEDAGLRVRLDEGGNLIGRLEGGDPFLPVLAMGSHSDTVASGGRFDGPLGVLAGLEVVRRLRDRGIALRHPVEIIDFLSEEPSDYGPSCIGSRAMTGFLDEPMLSLANADGETLASAMRRMGADPSRLAGPRRNDVAAFLELHIEQARVLETRGCNIGIVTGIVGIARVEIEFTGAADHAGTTPFHVRQDALVAAAATISAVRRLGEAFAARSQDYFIATTGCIAIQPNAANVVPGTARLVIEARAERSAHLSDFLDEISLASLEAASAANVQRTAFRPLSRSEPAPSDPRLREHLMAAADALALTAIPMASGAGHDAGFMARIAPMAMVFVPSRDGRSHCPEEWTDAAACSEGASVLFEALLRIDGDDRFATRDGASSPARSD; translated from the coding sequence ATGCCGTCGCGGGACGACCGCCTGTGGAACGATCTGATGGCTCTGGGCGGGCTGACCGATCCGGGCCGGCCCTACACGCGCCGCTGCTTCACGGACCGGTTTCTGGAGGGGCGCCGCTGGCTCTCGCAACGCTTCGAGGACGCGGGCCTGCGGGTGCGCCTCGACGAGGGCGGCAATCTCATCGGGCGCCTCGAGGGCGGCGACCCGTTCTTGCCGGTGCTGGCGATGGGATCCCATTCCGACACGGTGGCGTCGGGAGGCCGTTTCGATGGCCCGCTGGGGGTGCTCGCGGGGCTGGAAGTGGTGCGCAGGCTGCGCGATCGCGGCATCGCCCTGCGCCATCCCGTCGAGATCATCGATTTCCTCAGCGAGGAGCCGAGCGATTACGGCCCATCCTGCATCGGCAGCCGGGCGATGACCGGCTTTCTCGACGAGCCGATGCTGAGCCTTGCGAATGCGGACGGCGAGACCTTGGCATCGGCGATGCGGCGCATGGGGGCCGACCCATCCAGGCTCGCCGGTCCCCGGCGCAACGACGTGGCCGCCTTTCTCGAGCTCCACATCGAGCAGGCGCGCGTCCTGGAGACGCGCGGATGCAATATCGGCATCGTCACCGGCATCGTCGGCATCGCGCGCGTCGAGATCGAATTCACCGGTGCGGCGGACCATGCCGGGACGACACCCTTCCATGTCAGGCAGGATGCCCTGGTGGCGGCAGCCGCCACGATCTCGGCGGTGCGCCGACTGGGCGAAGCCTTCGCCGCCCGCAGCCAGGACTATTTCATCGCGACGACCGGGTGCATCGCCATTCAGCCCAACGCCGCCAATGTCGTGCCGGGCACGGCGCGCCTGGTGATCGAGGCGAGGGCGGAGCGATCCGCGCATCTGTCGGATTTCCTCGACGAGATTTCCCTGGCGAGCCTCGAAGCCGCCTCGGCGGCAAACGTGCAGCGAACCGCGTTTCGACCCTTGTCCCGCTCCGAGCCTGCGCCGAGCGACCCGCGGCTGCGCGAGCATCTCATGGCGGCCGCCGACGCCCTGGCGCTCACCGCGATCCCGATGGCGAGCGGGGCAGGGCACGACGCTGGCTTCATGGCGAGGATTGCGCCGATGGCCATGGTCTTCGTCCCGAGCCGCGACGGGCGCAGCCATTGTCCCGAAGAATGGACCGATGCGGCAGCCTGCAGCGAGGGGGCGTCGGTCCTGTTCGAGGCCCTGTTGCGCATCGACGGCGACGACCGGTTCGCGACCAGGGATGGCGCCTCGAGTCCGGCTCGCTCAGACTAG
- a CDS encoding helix-turn-helix domain-containing protein — protein MSKVADSIGRALKEAVAYAEGKADESAYRIHVPERIDVKAIRTRLSMTQEEFAGRFGFSVNTLRHWEQGSRQPEGPTRAYLLVIERAPKAVQKALQAI, from the coding sequence TTGAGCAAGGTTGCCGACAGCATCGGGCGCGCCCTTAAGGAAGCGGTGGCCTACGCCGAGGGCAAGGCGGACGAGAGCGCCTATCGCATCCATGTGCCGGAGAGGATCGACGTGAAGGCGATCCGGACACGCCTGTCTATGACGCAGGAAGAATTCGCAGGCCGGTTCGGGTTCAGCGTCAATACGCTACGCCATTGGGAACAAGGGTCGCGTCAACCCGAAGGGCCGACGAGAGCCTATCTCCTGGTGATCGAGCGGGCGCCCAAGGCGGTCCAGAAGGCTTTGCAGGCCATATGA
- the ctlX gene encoding citrulline utilization hydrolase CtlX — MHKPSVQAPRAVVMIRPHHFHPNPATAADNAFQAREAPEGAPVAAAAHAEVTRAAERLEAAGIAVHLFEDEGCDTPDSVFPNNWFSTHAGGHVAIYPMFSPSRRRERRQDVVEMLKQRYRVQDVIDYSGLEQDGVFLEGTGAMVLDHVERVAYAARSNRTNEVALERFCTHFNFEPMVFDAVDAAGRPIYHTNVLMCVGTEFSLIGLGAIPDAARRAEVAARLAEGGRAVIDLSHDEIAAFAGNAIELQGREGRVLALSARALAALGPAQRTRLERFAVLLPLEVPTIELAGGSVRCMLAGIHLAPRPGAAAT, encoded by the coding sequence ATGCACAAGCCTTCGGTCCAGGCGCCGCGCGCCGTGGTGATGATCCGCCCGCACCATTTCCACCCCAACCCGGCGACCGCGGCGGACAACGCCTTCCAGGCCCGCGAGGCGCCCGAGGGAGCCCCGGTCGCCGCCGCGGCCCATGCCGAGGTCACGCGAGCGGCCGAGCGGCTGGAGGCGGCCGGCATCGCCGTGCACCTCTTCGAGGACGAGGGCTGCGACACACCCGATTCCGTCTTCCCCAACAACTGGTTCTCCACCCATGCCGGCGGGCATGTGGCGATCTACCCGATGTTCTCGCCGAGCCGGCGCCGGGAGCGGCGCCAGGACGTGGTGGAGATGCTGAAGCAGCGCTACCGCGTCCAGGACGTGATCGACTATTCCGGGCTCGAGCAGGACGGCGTATTCCTCGAAGGCACCGGCGCCATGGTGCTCGACCATGTCGAGCGCGTCGCCTATGCCGCGCGCTCCAACCGCACCAACGAGGTGGCGCTGGAACGCTTCTGCACCCATTTCAACTTCGAGCCGATGGTGTTCGACGCGGTCGACGCGGCGGGCCGGCCGATCTACCACACCAATGTGCTGATGTGCGTCGGCACCGAGTTCAGCCTGATCGGCCTCGGCGCCATCCCGGACGCCGCCCGCCGGGCCGAGGTCGCAGCGCGCCTCGCCGAGGGCGGACGCGCGGTGATCGACCTCTCCCATGATGAGATCGCCGCCTTCGCCGGCAACGCCATCGAGCTGCAGGGTCGCGAGGGCCGGGTGCTGGCGCTCTCGGCGCGCGCGCTGGCCGCGCTCGGGCCGGCGCAGCGGACGAGGCTGGAGCGCTTCGCCGTGCTGCTGCCGCTCGAGGTGCCGACCATCGAGCTCGCCGGCGGCTCGGTGCGCTGCATGCTCGCCGGCATCCACCTCGCGCCGCGCCCGGGCGCCGCAGCGACCTGA
- a CDS encoding LysR substrate-binding domain-containing protein gives MLRNLPLATLRTFEAAARHQSLAKAAFELSLTDSAVSHQLRRLEEALGVALFEKAGRGVVLTDAGRVFARSVGTALRDIARTAHSLADAGEVGGRLTIACPPMFAGKWLAKNLAGFCTDHPGIECHIRLFDNERVAEAADADLGILFGTGSWPGKWSALLEMVAIAPACSPLLFQRAGRTLTRPSDLTDVILLHQDDGTEWRRWLAAEGEHVFERYRRHLYCSDLGIAIDLAAEGVGMVLVSDTLAASYIGEGTLLRPFAATIQATGGWYVLCDGYRLERSAVRLFLHWLLGRFGQMLSLTPTAQAGEDGLLDSP, from the coding sequence GTGCTCCGCAACCTGCCCCTCGCCACGCTGCGCACCTTCGAGGCCGCCGCCCGCCACCAGAGCCTGGCCAAGGCCGCCTTCGAGCTCAGCCTGACCGACAGCGCGGTGAGCCACCAGCTGCGCCGGCTGGAGGAGGCGCTCGGCGTCGCCCTGTTCGAGAAGGCGGGACGCGGCGTGGTCCTCACCGATGCCGGACGCGTCTTCGCCCGCTCGGTCGGCACCGCCCTGCGCGACATCGCCCGCACCGCCCACAGCCTCGCCGATGCCGGCGAGGTCGGCGGCCGGCTCACCATCGCCTGTCCGCCGATGTTTGCCGGCAAATGGCTCGCCAAGAACCTCGCCGGGTTCTGCACCGACCACCCCGGCATCGAATGCCATATCCGCCTTTTCGACAACGAGCGCGTGGCCGAGGCGGCGGATGCCGATCTCGGCATCCTGTTCGGCACCGGCTCCTGGCCGGGCAAATGGTCGGCGCTCCTGGAGATGGTCGCGATCGCGCCCGCCTGCAGCCCGTTGCTGTTCCAGCGGGCCGGGCGCACCCTGACCCGGCCTTCCGACCTCACCGACGTGATCCTGCTGCACCAGGACGACGGCACCGAGTGGCGGCGCTGGCTCGCCGCGGAGGGCGAGCACGTCTTCGAGCGCTATCGCCGCCACCTCTATTGCAGCGACCTCGGCATCGCCATCGACCTCGCCGCCGAGGGCGTCGGCATGGTGCTGGTCAGCGACACGCTCGCAGCTTCCTATATCGGCGAAGGCACGCTGCTGCGTCCCTTCGCGGCCACCATCCAGGCGACCGGCGGCTGGTACGTCCTGTGCGACGGCTACCGGCTCGAGCGCTCCGCCGTCCGGCTGTTCCTGCACTGGCTGCTCGGCCGCTTCGGCCAGATGCTGAGCCTGACGCCCACGGCTCAGGCCGGCGAGGACGGCCTGCTCGACAGCCCGTAG
- a CDS encoding ABC transporter permease, with protein sequence MNWSIIADNAPLYLQGTGLTIGLTLASLALGFTLSLGLALARNAASAWIRLPVAGYTLVFRGTPLLVQLFLIYFGLAQFDLLRKSFLWPWLSSPLVCVLLTFVLNTTAYTTEIFAGGLRHLPLGEVEAARAYGLSPFTVARRILLPAMLTRSLQLYGNEAIMLMHATSLASTVTLMEVTGVARTITLTSYILFEPYVTAAAIYLGLTFVLVALFRAAERRWAGYLV encoded by the coding sequence ATGAACTGGTCGATCATCGCCGACAATGCCCCGCTCTATCTCCAGGGCACCGGCCTCACCATCGGCCTGACGCTGGCTTCGCTCGCCCTCGGCTTCACGCTGTCGCTCGGCCTCGCCCTGGCGCGCAACGCCGCCTCGGCCTGGATCCGCCTGCCGGTCGCCGGCTACACGCTGGTCTTCCGCGGCACGCCGCTCCTGGTGCAGCTCTTCCTGATCTATTTCGGCCTGGCGCAGTTCGACCTCCTGCGCAAGAGCTTCCTCTGGCCCTGGCTGTCGAGCCCGCTCGTCTGCGTGCTCCTGACCTTCGTGCTCAACACCACGGCCTACACCACCGAGATCTTCGCCGGCGGCCTGCGCCACCTGCCGCTGGGCGAGGTCGAGGCGGCGCGCGCCTACGGCCTGTCGCCCTTCACCGTGGCGCGGCGCATCCTGCTGCCGGCCATGCTGACGCGCTCGCTGCAGCTCTACGGCAACGAGGCGATCATGCTGATGCACGCCACCTCGCTCGCCAGCACGGTGACGCTGATGGAGGTGACGGGCGTCGCCCGCACCATCACCCTCACCTCCTACATCCTGTTCGAGCCCTATGTGACGGCGGCGGCGATCTACCTCGGGCTCACCTTCGTCCTCGTCGCCCTGTTCCGCGCGGCGGAGCGGCGCTGGGCCGGCTATCTAGTCTGA
- a CDS encoding ornithine cyclodeaminase, whose translation MVRYVGVGNMVRLIGAVGIEPYLTGLAGYIEEDFRRWAAFEKAPRVASHSSDGVIELMPTSDGALYGFKYVNGHPRNTRAGLQTVTAFGVLADVGTGYPRLLAEMTIATALRTAATSALAARYLARRDAAVMAIIGLGSQSEFQALAFKALLGIRRLRVHDIDPAATAKFLANLAPHGFDIAVAPSAGEAVLGADIVTTVTADKQKATILSDNMVGAGLHINAVGGDCPGKTELARDILARADVFVELPEQTRIEGEIQQMPADFPVTELWRVIAGEAPGRRAPDQITLFDSVGFATEDFSALRYLDDRIEGTDFYEEIDLLTEPQDPRDLFGLLAPATPRTRTAAGAR comes from the coding sequence ATGGTTCGCTATGTCGGTGTCGGCAACATGGTCCGGCTGATCGGCGCGGTCGGCATCGAGCCCTATCTCACCGGCCTCGCCGGCTATATCGAAGAGGATTTCCGGCGCTGGGCCGCCTTCGAGAAGGCGCCGCGCGTCGCCAGCCATTCCAGCGACGGCGTCATCGAGCTGATGCCGACCAGCGACGGCGCGCTCTACGGCTTCAAATATGTCAACGGCCATCCCCGCAACACGCGGGCCGGCCTGCAGACCGTCACCGCCTTCGGGGTGCTCGCCGATGTTGGCACCGGCTATCCCCGCCTGCTGGCCGAGATGACCATCGCCACGGCCCTGCGCACGGCCGCGACCTCGGCGCTCGCCGCCCGCTACCTCGCCCGCCGGGATGCCGCCGTCATGGCAATCATCGGGCTCGGCTCGCAATCGGAGTTCCAGGCGCTCGCCTTCAAGGCCCTGCTGGGCATCCGCCGCCTGCGCGTCCACGACATCGATCCCGCCGCCACGGCCAAGTTCCTCGCCAACCTCGCCCCGCACGGCTTCGACATTGCGGTGGCGCCGAGCGCCGGCGAGGCGGTGCTGGGCGCCGACATCGTCACCACGGTCACCGCCGACAAGCAGAAGGCGACCATCCTTTCCGACAACATGGTGGGAGCCGGGCTGCACATCAACGCGGTCGGCGGCGACTGCCCCGGCAAGACCGAGCTCGCCCGCGACATCCTCGCGCGGGCCGACGTCTTCGTCGAGCTGCCGGAGCAGACGCGCATCGAGGGCGAGATCCAGCAGATGCCGGCCGACTTCCCGGTGACCGAGCTTTGGCGGGTGATCGCCGGCGAGGCGCCCGGCCGGCGTGCGCCCGACCAGATCACCCTGTTCGATTCCGTCGGCTTCGCCACCGAGGATTTTTCGGCCCTGCGCTATCTCGACGACCGGATCGAGGGCACCGACTTCTACGAGGAGATCGATCTCCTGACCGAGCCGCAGGACCCGCGCGACCTCTTCGGCCTGCTGGCCCCCGCGACGCCACGCACCCGCACGGCGGCCGGAGCCCGCTGA